One genomic segment of Lysobacter sp. 5GHs7-4 includes these proteins:
- a CDS encoding DUF6607 family protein: MKHRLLALGLTLSCAAAPAFALTPAAADTARDRASILAMQGEYIVDFAFDETVLLQPGYERAPAMRSGGNETVIVVEDTPTKIVLQHILVDEKSGHVTKHWRQDWTFEAPTRFEFSADQTWQVRAVPAELNRGAWTQCVFEVSDAPRYCGTGRWEYRNNVATWTSDLSWRPLPRREYTKRSDYNAVAAINRHTLTPGGWTHEQFNTKVLRKPDGSQVELAREFGFNDYQKTKDVDFKPAYTYWQATRGYWGKVRQRWDAFLGKAPGVHLKTKVDGMAMIIPLFEQAGELEQGKPVADGAIDAVFEKWVEAAPQEKR, translated from the coding sequence ATGAAGCACCGCCTGCTAGCCCTCGGCCTGACGCTCTCCTGCGCGGCTGCGCCAGCCTTCGCCCTCACCCCCGCCGCCGCCGACACCGCGCGCGACCGCGCCTCGATCCTGGCCATGCAGGGCGAGTACATCGTCGATTTCGCGTTCGACGAAACCGTGTTGCTGCAGCCCGGCTACGAGCGCGCGCCGGCCATGCGCAGCGGCGGCAACGAGACGGTGATCGTGGTCGAGGACACGCCGACCAAGATCGTCCTGCAGCACATCCTGGTCGACGAGAAGAGCGGCCACGTGACAAAGCACTGGCGCCAGGACTGGACCTTCGAGGCGCCGACGCGTTTCGAGTTCAGCGCCGACCAGACCTGGCAGGTGCGCGCGGTCCCGGCCGAACTCAATCGCGGCGCCTGGACGCAGTGCGTGTTCGAGGTCAGCGACGCGCCGCGCTACTGCGGCACCGGCCGCTGGGAGTACCGCAACAACGTCGCCACCTGGACCAGCGACCTGAGCTGGCGCCCGCTGCCGCGCCGCGAGTACACCAAACGCAGCGATTACAACGCGGTCGCGGCGATCAACCGCCACACCCTCACGCCCGGCGGCTGGACCCACGAACAGTTCAACACCAAGGTGCTGCGCAAGCCCGACGGCAGTCAGGTCGAGCTGGCGCGCGAGTTCGGTTTCAACGATTACCAGAAGACCAAGGACGTGGACTTCAAGCCGGCCTATACCTATTGGCAGGCCACGCGCGGTTACTGGGGCAAGGTGCGCCAGCGCTGGGATGCGTTCCTGGGCAAGGCGCCGGGCGTGCACCTGAAGACCAAGGTCGACGGCATGGCGATGATCATTCCGCTGTTCGAGCAGGCCGGCGAGCTGGAGCAGGGCAAGCCGGTCGCCGACGGCGCGATCGATGCGGTGTTCGAAAAGTGGGTGGAGGCGGCGCCGCAGGAAAAGCGCTGA
- a CDS encoding PDZ domain-containing protein, with protein MSAQLRITALAFAIAATVATVAIAQDEPARTRTVVVRGDAATDAKTDAEMKAALDELRQAQRRVGELARLRAEGARGQALDDRGDAELARDTAELARLSALDAQRTFVINRSERRPLLGVVLDSDPEAGARIVAVTPDSAAAKAGLRSGDRILAIDGRTMRAGDQEARLDATRAALDDLDVKKAVAIDYERDGRKATVKVTPQLGEHVVMFDGPDGPVSMAGRDAVMRRFRIDAANADPRAANEAMAGIREHIRTDLARLRSPACQGRHDEDCPLPTLVEAFRWNGLNLATVDPGLGRYFGAERGVLVLSAGADLDGLEPGDVIRSIDGKPVGTPRETMEALRARPDGSEVSVAYLRDRKEASTRIKVPKTVRLLLPTPPAPPAAPAAPRAPAVPRAPAAPRPPAAPAAPPVAAPAPPAPPSPPAPPPAPPSPPKPPSAPVLV; from the coding sequence ATGTCAGCCCAGCTCCGCATCACCGCACTCGCGTTCGCGATCGCCGCGACCGTCGCCACGGTGGCGATCGCCCAGGACGAACCGGCACGCACCCGTACCGTGGTGGTCCGCGGCGACGCCGCCACCGATGCCAAGACCGACGCCGAAATGAAGGCCGCGCTCGACGAACTGCGCCAGGCCCAGCGCAGGGTCGGCGAACTGGCGCGCCTGCGCGCGGAAGGCGCGCGCGGCCAAGCCTTGGATGATCGCGGCGACGCCGAACTGGCGCGCGATACCGCCGAACTCGCGCGCCTGTCGGCGCTCGACGCGCAACGCACCTTCGTGATCAACCGCAGCGAACGCCGTCCGCTGCTCGGTGTGGTGTTGGACTCCGACCCCGAAGCCGGCGCGCGCATCGTCGCGGTCACGCCCGACAGCGCCGCGGCCAAGGCCGGCCTGCGTAGCGGCGATCGCATCCTCGCCATCGACGGGCGTACGATGCGCGCCGGAGACCAGGAAGCACGCCTGGACGCGACCCGCGCCGCGCTCGACGATTTGGACGTGAAGAAGGCGGTGGCGATCGACTACGAGCGCGACGGCCGCAAGGCCACGGTCAAGGTCACGCCGCAACTGGGCGAGCACGTGGTGATGTTCGACGGTCCCGACGGTCCGGTTTCGATGGCGGGTCGCGACGCGGTCATGCGCCGCTTCCGTATCGACGCCGCGAACGCCGATCCGCGCGCCGCCAACGAGGCGATGGCCGGCATCCGCGAACACATCCGGACCGATCTGGCACGCCTGCGCTCCCCTGCCTGCCAGGGTCGCCACGACGAGGACTGCCCGCTGCCGACCCTGGTCGAGGCGTTCCGCTGGAACGGCCTCAACCTGGCCACGGTCGATCCGGGCCTGGGCCGCTACTTCGGCGCCGAACGCGGCGTGCTGGTGCTCAGCGCCGGCGCCGATCTGGACGGGCTGGAACCCGGCGACGTGATCCGCAGCATCGACGGCAAACCGGTCGGCACGCCGCGCGAAACCATGGAAGCGCTGCGCGCGCGTCCCGACGGCAGCGAGGTGTCGGTGGCGTACCTGCGCGATCGCAAGGAAGCCAGCACCCGCATCAAAGTGCCCAAGACCGTGCGCCTGCTGCTGCCGACGCCGCCGGCGCCGCCGGCCGCACCGGCCGCGCCGCGCGCACCGGCCGTGCCACGCGCACCCGCCGCACCGCGCCCGCCGGCGGCACCCGCAGCGCCTCCCGTCGCGGCACCGGCACCGCCCGCGCCGCCGAGCCCGCCCGCACCGCCGCCCGCACCGCCCAGCCCACCCAAGCCGCCGAGCGCGCCGGTCCTGGTCTGA
- a CDS encoding Hemin transport protein: protein MLSLADAGLPAPERLAAVATVLCLYPSRQRDALAGWSNSASAQRLFGEGSDVAREGLLFRDAQGRACWRLYLLPDSDFLAWDLAVGHLPAAARRDDAGGWARMRGRVRRWLRGGWTAQALRLQLTCDEAGRRILIADGAALSPLGREHARRIAASERAPLRTTPDTCCCMARRAAAVAHARAAQSLASHRPGIPLPTSSIR, encoded by the coding sequence ATGCTGTCGCTCGCGGACGCGGGCCTGCCCGCGCCCGAGCGGCTGGCCGCGGTCGCGACCGTGCTGTGTCTGTACCCGAGCCGACAGCGCGACGCGCTGGCCGGCTGGTCGAACAGCGCCAGCGCGCAACGGCTGTTCGGCGAGGGGTCTGACGTGGCGCGCGAAGGCCTGCTGTTTCGCGACGCGCAGGGACGCGCGTGCTGGCGCCTGTACCTGCTGCCCGACAGCGATTTCCTGGCCTGGGACTTGGCCGTGGGCCACCTGCCGGCGGCCGCGCGCCGCGACGACGCCGGTGGCTGGGCGCGCATGCGCGGTCGCGTGCGGCGCTGGCTGCGAGGCGGCTGGACCGCGCAGGCGCTGCGGTTGCAGCTGACCTGCGACGAAGCCGGCCGCCGCATCCTGATCGCCGACGGCGCGGCGCTGTCGCCCTTGGGCCGCGAACACGCGCGCCGCATCGCCGCCTCCGAGCGCGCGCCGCTGCGCACCACGCCCGACACCTGCTGCTGCATGGCGCGCCGCGCCGCGGCGGTAGCGCACGCGCGTGCGGCCCAGTCGCTCGCCTCCCACCGACCGGGCATTCCGCTCCCGACTTCTTCAATCCGCTAG